Below is a window of Fimbriimonadaceae bacterium DNA.
AATGGAGTTCACTCCGGTGCGATGATTGGGTTACTTGGTGTGTCATTTGGTGTCATCTACAACCCTACCAAGATTTTTCATCTTGCGCACACCTCAGTCTATGCTGGCTCAGGATACATGCTGTTGTGGTTGAAAGATGCTACCCACCTGCCAGCATTTTTTAAAATTCTTGCGGCTATAGTACTCGCTGGACTGCTGGGAGTAGCAATAAATGAGCTTTTCTTCCGAAAAGCTAGTCCGTCTGAAGGTAGACACACCGGAATCGGGCCTATCGCAGTATCCTTCGGAGTCTACATACTCTTTTCTTCAGTTCTTATTTTTGCCTTCGGTCCACAGAGCAGGGATTTGTGGCCAGTCGACGCCCAGCCGACCGTACACATCTTCGGTATACAGATTTCTTGGCTACGGTTAATTCAGATAGGGGTAGCAGTGTTCGCTTGTACCGTAGTCCACGTCTTATTGCAGTTCACACTCATTGGAAGATGTTTTAGGGCGGTCAGTGACAATGTTCGACTAGCTGTGACCGATGGCATCGATCCCGTTAGAATCCGAAGGTGCGCTTTCTTTATTGGGTCTTGCTTGGTCGGTATCGGCGGGCTTTTGCAGGCCGCAGACACGGGACTTCAGCCAATGATGGGCCTTGAGCCTGTTTTGTACGGCATTGTCGTAGGTTTAGCTGTTCAATTCAGGTCACCACTATCGGTTTTTTGTTCAGGGATTGTTTTCGGTTTGATTACGCAAGTGGCGGTCTGGCTTATGGGTGCTACTTGGGCCCCAGTCGCTTCCTTTGGCGTCGTCCTGCTTGCAATTGTCTTCCAGGCTTCAGCTGAGAGTTCAGATGGGGGCATACCTTGATTGAGTCTCTTATTGGCCAAGTAATTGTTGTTGCACTTTTAGCTGTATCAATATCCTTTACTGCGGGACTAAGTGGATATTTGTCACTCGCTTTTCCGGCTTTCTTTGGAGTCGGAGCCATTCTTTTCGGTTGGCTAAGTGCGACATTCATTGGTCCTTGGTGCGCATATATGCTTGTAACATGCTTGGGATTCATCGCTGGCCTGATCCTAACTACCCTATCAAGGCGAGTCCGTGGAGAGTATTTTGTGATAGCAACTCTTGCTCTTCTCCTCCTTGTTTCTAGTCTCTTTAAAGCAGTCGATGGAGGCGGTCGTGTGATCCTCGCGGCCTCTTATCATTTGTTTGGCCTGGATGCTATCTCTAGCAAATTGCTTGTTGCAGTATTGGCCCTATCTATTTCGTTTGCAATAGCCGAACTGTCTAAAAGATCCAGGCTGGGACTTTATCTGATAGCTATTCGAGACGACGAAGAGCTTGCTATATCGCTCGGAGTGTCAAAATTTAAAGCATTATGTCTTGCCTTTGGCTTTAGTGGTGCGGTTTCTGCTATAGCTGGCTGTGTTTATTTGGCTCATGTCAACTATGTGGACTCTTCGTTATTTGACTTCTCACTGATTATTGGCCCCATAGTAGCTGCTTTTTTGATTAATATTGATAGGATTTGGGGGGGCGCTGCCGGTGCGCTTGTCGTCGTAGGCGTTCCAGAAGCGTTTCGATTGCTCAACGTCAGTAGCTCAGATGCATCGATCATTAAGCAGGGCCTATATGGGGCAGTCCTGGTTGCTATGGGGATGTTATTAAAGAGGACGAATTGGAGGAAACACAACCGCAGATGACAGTAAAACTAGAATCAGTCACTCGCGTTATGGGAGGAAACATCGTCTTGGATACCATCGATCAAGTGTTTGTACCGGGGCACGTCACCGCTCTTATCGGCCCGAACGGAAGTGGCAAAAGTACATTGCTAAATATCATTGCGGGCACATTACCGGTCACCTACGGCCGTGTGATGTTCAACGACGAAGATGTTACACATCTGGAAGCAAGCAAGCGAGCGAA
It encodes the following:
- a CDS encoding branched-chain amino acid ABC transporter permease, whose protein sequence is MSNSLYSSFDLKHLTSAVALLVGTSSYLRVVEKANQVWVEAKTTALATSKSGEERVSPDAIVKHILRQAPAQFILDTARAFRTALIWVSIGILIPFTSLPPASIIINGVHSGAMIGLLGVSFGVIYNPTKIFHLAHTSVYAGSGYMLLWLKDATHLPAFFKILAAIVLAGLLGVAINELFFRKASPSEGRHTGIGPIAVSFGVYILFSSVLIFAFGPQSRDLWPVDAQPTVHIFGIQISWLRLIQIGVAVFACTVVHVLLQFTLIGRCFRAVSDNVRLAVTDGIDPVRIRRCAFFIGSCLVGIGGLLQAADTGLQPMMGLEPVLYGIVVGLAVQFRSPLSVFCSGIVFGLITQVAVWLMGATWAPVASFGVVLLAIVFQASAESSDGGIP
- a CDS encoding branched-chain amino acid ABC transporter permease, translated to MIESLIGQVIVVALLAVSISFTAGLSGYLSLAFPAFFGVGAILFGWLSATFIGPWCAYMLVTCLGFIAGLILTTLSRRVRGEYFVIATLALLLLVSSLFKAVDGGGRVILAASYHLFGLDAISSKLLVAVLALSISFAIAELSKRSRLGLYLIAIRDDEELAISLGVSKFKALCLAFGFSGAVSAIAGCVYLAHVNYVDSSLFDFSLIIGPIVAAFLINIDRIWGGAAGALVVVGVPEAFRLLNVSSSDASIIKQGLYGAVLVAMGMLLKRTNWRKHNRR